The genomic DNA AGGCATCGCGCCGGTCGGCCGGGTCGCAGGTCACTAGCACGTCGGGGTACACGTAATACATGTTTTCCTTTAGGACGAGTCGTACATCTTCTATAAAAGTCTGGCAGCCCTTGCCGCGCAGGGCAGTACGTAGGCCCGCAGCCAGATTTTGGGCCAAGACATTGTGTGACTTGCTAGCGCCCGCCATCGCAAACACTTCACCCTCAAAGTACTCATGCCGTACTTCGCTGGTCGCTTCCAGCTCAAAATATTCTTCCGGCGTGTAGTGGCGCGTGGCTGTTTCTGCTTGTCCCATTGGTTTGTTTTTACTCAAAGATACCCCTACAAATACTTCAATAGCAGGCCCAGCAGGCGGCGCACCCGGCCGGTGTAGGGGGGGTAGAAGGGCTTGATGCCGGTGAGGCCCACGCGCTGCTTGAGCACGGCTTTTTCGTTGCTGAAGGCCAGGAAGCCCGCGTGGCCGTGGGCCTTGCCCAGGCCGCTGTTGCCGACGCCGCCAAACGGCAAATCGGGGTGCGCGAGCTGGATGAGCGTCTCGTTCACGGCCGCGCCACCGGCCGCGATGGTATGGAGCAGGTAGCGGCGGTTGGCCGGGCTGGTGGTGAACACGTACTGCGCCAGCGGCTTGAGGCGGGCGTTGACGTAGGCCGCCGTTTCGGCCAGCTCCTGAAACGTGAGCACGGGCAGCAGCGGGCCGAATATTTCCTCTTCGAGAATGGCGGCGCCGGCGGGCACGTCGGTGAGGATGGTGGGCTCGATGTAGCACTGGCGCTCGTCGAAGCTGCCGCCCTGGGCCACGGTGGCCCCGCGGGTCTGGGCATCTTCGAGCAGGGCGGCCAGGCGCGCAAAGTGGTGGGAATTGACGACGCGGGCGAAGGACTTGGAGGCTTTAATCTTCTCGTTATCAACTCCATAATACCGGCCGATGGCCTGGCGCATTTCGGCCAGCAGCGCATCGCGCACGCTGGCTTGCACCAGCAGGTAGTCGGGGGCCACGCAGGTTTGGCCGGCGTTCACGAATTTGCCCCACACGATTTTCTCGGCCGCGTCGCGCAGGTTGGCGGTTTCGTCCACGATGGCCGGGCTTTTGCCGCCCAGCTCCAGCGTGAGGCCGCTGAGGTGCTCGGCGGCGGCGCGCATCACGATTTTACCAATCTGGGGCGAGCCAGTGAAAAAAATATGGTCCCAGGGCAGGCGCAGCAGTTCGCTGGCTACTTCCCTACCCCCCTCCAGCACCAGCACTTCGTCCGGTTGAAACAGGGCTTCGGCCATCTGGCGCAGCAGGGCCGAGGTGGCGGGCGTTTGCTCGGCGGGCTTGATAACCACCGCGTTGCCGGCCGCCAGGGCCGAAGCCAGCGGGTCGATGGCCAGGTAAAACGGGTAGTTCCAGGGCGCGATGATGAGCACTACCCCCTTGGGCTCGACCTGCACCCAGCCTTTGGTGCCCAGCAGGGCCAGCGGCGTGCCCACGGCGCGCGGGGCCAGCCATTTTTTTAGCTCCCGGCTGCTGTGCTTTATCTCGGTGAGCGAGGGCCAGATTTCAGTGAGGTCGGTTTCCTCGGGCGGCTTCTTAAAGTCCTGAAACAGTGCCTGCTGAATGGCGGCGCGGTTGGCCATAATCCAGTCGGCCAGCTGGGCCAGGCGGCGGCGGCGGGCGGCCACGTCTTCGGCCCGCAGCGCCGGGGCATTGGCCCGCAGGGCGGCAAACTCGGCGGCGAAGAGGTTAGCAGCGGGCGGCGCGGCAGTAGCGGGCGGCGCGGGCGGCTGAGCGGTAAAAGCAGGCATAAGC from Hymenobacter psoromatis includes the following:
- a CDS encoding aldehyde dehydrogenase produces the protein MPAFTAQPPAPPATAAPPAANLFAAEFAALRANAPALRAEDVAARRRRLAQLADWIMANRAAIQQALFQDFKKPPEETDLTEIWPSLTEIKHSSRELKKWLAPRAVGTPLALLGTKGWVQVEPKGVVLIIAPWNYPFYLAIDPLASALAAGNAVVIKPAEQTPATSALLRQMAEALFQPDEVLVLEGGREVASELLRLPWDHIFFTGSPQIGKIVMRAAAEHLSGLTLELGGKSPAIVDETANLRDAAEKIVWGKFVNAGQTCVAPDYLLVQASVRDALLAEMRQAIGRYYGVDNEKIKASKSFARVVNSHHFARLAALLEDAQTRGATVAQGGSFDERQCYIEPTILTDVPAGAAILEEEIFGPLLPVLTFQELAETAAYVNARLKPLAQYVFTTSPANRRYLLHTIAAGGAAVNETLIQLAHPDLPFGGVGNSGLGKAHGHAGFLAFSNEKAVLKQRVGLTGIKPFYPPYTGRVRRLLGLLLKYL